Proteins from a genomic interval of Chroococcidiopsis thermalis PCC 7203:
- the carA gene encoding glutamine-hydrolyzing carbamoyl-phosphate synthase small subunit, whose protein sequence is MTPQPALLVLADGTAYHGLSFGATGTTVGEVVFNTGMTGYQEVLTDPSYRGQIVTFTYPELGNTGVNPEDEESDRPQVKGAIAKNVCYRPSNWRSTGSLPDYLKQHNIPGIYGIDTRALVRKIREVGSMNGAISTEILDEAELLQLVLAAPSMAGLNLVSEVTTSTAYEWAGTTDSVWEFKPVSPDGETLTVVAIDFGIKRNILRRLASYGCRVIVVPANTPPEEILKYNPDGIFLSNGPGDPAAVAEGLETTKALLSAQKPIFGICMGHQILGRALGAETFKLKFGHRGLNQPAGLQRQVEITSQNHGFAIDADSIPADVEITHLNLNDRTVAGLRHKSLPLFSVQYHPEASPGPHDADYLFANFVKSMRQSRTVGV, encoded by the coding sequence ATGACCCCTCAACCCGCCCTTCTCGTTCTTGCTGATGGTACTGCTTATCATGGTTTATCTTTCGGTGCTACTGGTACTACCGTTGGCGAAGTCGTGTTTAATACTGGTATGACTGGGTATCAAGAAGTCTTAACCGATCCCAGCTATCGCGGTCAAATTGTCACCTTTACCTACCCAGAATTGGGAAATACAGGCGTAAATCCTGAAGACGAAGAATCCGATCGCCCCCAAGTGAAAGGTGCGATCGCCAAAAATGTCTGTTACCGTCCTAGCAATTGGCGCTCTACTGGCAGTTTGCCTGACTACCTCAAACAGCACAACATCCCTGGAATTTACGGCATCGATACCCGCGCCTTAGTCCGCAAGATCCGCGAAGTAGGATCGATGAATGGCGCTATTTCTACAGAAATTCTTGACGAAGCAGAGTTATTGCAACTCGTCCTCGCTGCCCCCAGTATGGCAGGATTAAACTTGGTCAGTGAAGTCACCACATCCACTGCTTATGAGTGGGCTGGAACGACTGATTCTGTATGGGAATTTAAACCAGTATCCCCAGATGGCGAGACTCTCACCGTTGTTGCCATTGACTTTGGCATCAAACGCAACATTCTGCGGCGACTAGCGAGTTATGGCTGTCGCGTCATTGTCGTTCCTGCTAATACGCCACCAGAAGAGATTCTGAAATACAATCCCGACGGCATCTTTCTTTCCAATGGACCTGGTGACCCCGCCGCCGTTGCCGAAGGACTTGAAACGACAAAAGCCCTTCTTTCAGCCCAGAAACCAATATTTGGTATTTGCATGGGACATCAAATACTAGGTCGGGCGTTAGGGGCAGAAACCTTCAAGCTAAAATTCGGTCATCGCGGTTTGAATCAACCTGCTGGCTTACAAAGGCAAGTCGAAATTACCAGTCAAAATCACGGCTTTGCGATTGATGCGGATTCCATTCCCGCAGATGTCGAAATTACTCATCTCAATTTAAACGATCGCACCGTAGCAGGATTGCGCCACAAATCCCTACCCCTATTCTCAGTCCAATACCACCCTGAAGCTAGCCCTGGTCCCCACGACGCAGATTACTTATTTGCCAATTTCGTCAAATCCATGCGCCAGTCACGCACTGTAGGAGTGTAA
- a CDS encoding ABC transporter substrate-binding protein — translation MKKLVKLLNRYLVKTKFLLLLLVVTLTLVGCQATPSNSGVTKITLWQGVNPPPNRDVLQTLVDRFNREHSDIQVESLYVGQAEQQLPKILAAVVGNAPPDLLWFNATLTGQLVELDAIRPLDDLLQTSPVKDEIDPSLFATMEYQGHTWSVPFGVNNVGVFYRPSLFQAAGITQLPQTWEELRQVARQLTIDKDGDKRIDQHGMFLPLGKGEFSVFLWLPFLWSGGGELASNNPQQPANVNVADDKGAIASLRLWRDLVDDGSVVLSLPERGFEIDAFLAGKVAMQLTGPWTLGQFQTTGIDFGVFPIPQGDRQATAIGGENLFVFKSTPERERAALKFAEYVVSEGFQIDWAIGTGYLPVNMKARESQKYQDFIKKQPAVEVFLAQAKYGRSRPIFPGYSRLSENLGRALEAVLLGKSTPTEALQAAQRRLDLIFQNSD, via the coding sequence TTGAAAAAACTAGTGAAGTTGCTCAATCGCTACCTAGTCAAAACTAAATTTCTTCTCCTCTTACTCGTAGTAACCCTAACTTTGGTAGGATGTCAGGCTACACCTAGTAATTCTGGAGTTACCAAAATTACGCTGTGGCAAGGGGTAAATCCACCACCCAATCGAGATGTTTTGCAAACGCTGGTAGATCGCTTCAATCGAGAGCATTCTGACATTCAAGTAGAATCTTTATATGTCGGACAAGCAGAACAGCAATTACCGAAAATTTTGGCAGCGGTAGTAGGAAATGCACCACCAGATTTACTATGGTTTAATGCCACGCTAACTGGACAGTTAGTGGAACTCGATGCAATTCGTCCTTTGGACGATCTGCTACAAACTTCTCCCGTCAAAGATGAAATCGATCCTAGCCTGTTTGCAACGATGGAGTATCAAGGGCATACTTGGTCTGTGCCGTTTGGCGTAAATAACGTAGGCGTATTTTACCGTCCCAGCTTATTTCAAGCCGCAGGAATTACCCAGTTACCGCAAACTTGGGAAGAATTACGTCAAGTCGCACGTCAATTAACCATCGACAAAGACGGAGACAAGCGGATCGACCAACACGGAATGTTTTTGCCGTTAGGGAAAGGAGAATTTAGCGTCTTTCTGTGGCTACCCTTCCTGTGGAGTGGCGGTGGCGAGTTGGCAAGTAACAATCCCCAACAACCAGCAAATGTAAATGTAGCAGACGACAAGGGTGCGATCGCCTCGCTGAGATTGTGGCGCGATTTAGTCGATGATGGTTCTGTCGTTCTATCTTTACCAGAACGAGGATTTGAAATCGATGCTTTCTTAGCTGGGAAAGTGGCGATGCAATTGACTGGACCCTGGACGCTGGGACAGTTCCAAACCACAGGAATAGATTTTGGCGTGTTTCCAATTCCTCAAGGCGATCGCCAAGCAACTGCAATTGGTGGAGAAAACCTATTTGTATTCAAGTCTACGCCCGAGCGCGAACGAGCTGCGCTCAAGTTTGCTGAGTATGTTGTCAGCGAAGGATTTCAAATTGATTGGGCAATTGGTACGGGATATTTACCCGTCAATATGAAGGCAAGGGAAAGCCAGAAATATCAAGATTTCATCAAAAAACAGCCTGCCGTAGAAGTGTTTTTAGCACAAGCAAAATACGGGCGATCGCGTCCCATTTTTCCTGGTTACAGTCGCTTGTCAGAAAATTTAGGTAGGGCGCTAGAAGCTGTTTTATTAGGGAAAAGCACCCCTACCGAGGCATTACAAGCAGCACAGCGAAGGTTGGATTTGATTTTTCAGAACAGTGACTAG
- a CDS encoding DUF1028 domain-containing protein, whose amino-acid sequence MTFSIVAWDAATQMTGVAVATKHLAVGALVPHAKATVGAIATQGQTNPLLGICSLQLLEHGVSAEDTLQLLLQDDLNCHQRQLHLVDRRGHTAAWTGEDCVGWAGHLTYPYFSVAGNMLVGEQVLVAMADAYQAKAEMEFCDRLLHALEAGEAAGGDKRGRQSAALYVVHQDVYPYLDLRVDHHANPLVELRYLFEESRQDYYQSFRQSMPPQCPRTMVSAIAKYLATPIKNQLTVIS is encoded by the coding sequence ATGACCTTCTCAATTGTGGCTTGGGATGCAGCAACGCAAATGACTGGGGTAGCAGTGGCAACTAAGCATCTGGCTGTAGGGGCGCTCGTACCTCATGCTAAGGCAACTGTAGGGGCGATCGCGACTCAAGGTCAAACTAACCCGTTATTGGGAATTTGCAGCCTGCAATTGTTAGAACATGGGGTTTCGGCTGAAGATACATTACAGCTTTTGCTGCAAGACGATCTCAATTGCCACCAGCGTCAGCTACATCTGGTAGATCGTCGCGGTCATACGGCAGCTTGGACGGGTGAAGATTGCGTTGGTTGGGCGGGACACTTGACATATCCCTACTTTTCTGTAGCCGGAAATATGCTGGTAGGCGAACAAGTTTTGGTAGCGATGGCAGATGCATATCAAGCCAAAGCGGAAATGGAGTTTTGCGATCGCCTATTACACGCTTTAGAAGCTGGCGAGGCGGCTGGAGGAGACAAACGGGGACGACAATCGGCAGCGCTGTATGTGGTGCATCAAGATGTTTATCCCTATCTGGATTTGCGCGTCGATCATCATGCGAATCCATTAGTGGAACTGCGCTATCTATTTGAAGAATCGCGTCAAGATTATTATCAGTCGTTTCGGCAATCTATGCCTCCCCAGTGTCCTCGTACTATGGTAAGTGCGATCGCTAAGTATTTAGCTACTCCAATCAAGAATCAGTTAACAGTTATCAGTTAA